In the Ilumatobacteraceae bacterium genome, one interval contains:
- the proB gene encoding glutamate 5-kinase, with protein MRVVAKIGTASVTDDHGHISTAAIAKLVDEVAGLRRDGHEVLVVSSGAVAAGVAALGLAARPADMRTLQAVSAVGQGRLVQAYDAEFARHDLVGAQLLVDPYDFVERSQYLHLRVTIDRLLELGVVPIVNENDAIANDELRYGDNDRIAALIANSVRADVLVLLTDMDGVYTSDPRRDADAELVQLVADDDALVAISAGAGGSGRGSGGMASKLTAARMASWSGIRCVIARASQPGVLAGAASDELVGTTFAPHDRVMSARKLWIAFAADVSGVISVDEGARRALVERPNSLLPAGVTGADGAFDPGQVVDVVDHDGQRFARGRVSISAGDLRSVLGRKTRDLPVGMPNAVVHRDDLVVLEPVTAVGDRFYQR; from the coding sequence ATGAGAGTCGTCGCCAAGATCGGCACCGCGTCCGTCACCGACGACCACGGGCACATCTCGACCGCCGCGATCGCCAAGCTGGTCGACGAGGTGGCGGGGCTCCGTCGGGACGGTCATGAGGTCCTGGTCGTGTCGTCCGGCGCCGTCGCCGCCGGCGTGGCAGCCCTGGGCCTGGCGGCCCGCCCCGCCGACATGCGCACCCTGCAGGCCGTGTCGGCCGTCGGGCAGGGGCGCCTCGTGCAGGCGTACGACGCCGAGTTCGCCCGACACGATCTCGTCGGGGCCCAGCTCCTCGTCGACCCCTACGACTTCGTCGAACGATCGCAGTACCTCCACCTCCGGGTGACGATCGATCGCCTGCTCGAACTCGGCGTCGTGCCGATCGTCAACGAGAACGACGCGATCGCGAACGACGAACTGCGCTACGGCGACAACGATCGAATCGCCGCGTTGATCGCCAACAGCGTCCGGGCCGACGTGCTGGTGCTGCTCACCGACATGGACGGTGTCTACACATCCGATCCCCGGCGCGACGCCGACGCCGAACTGGTGCAACTGGTCGCCGATGACGACGCCCTCGTGGCGATCAGCGCCGGCGCGGGCGGCAGTGGGCGGGGGAGCGGCGGCATGGCCAGCAAGCTCACCGCGGCACGGATGGCATCGTGGTCCGGGATCCGGTGTGTGATCGCCCGCGCGTCGCAACCCGGTGTGCTGGCCGGTGCCGCCTCCGACGAACTCGTCGGCACCACGTTCGCGCCGCACGATCGGGTGATGTCGGCGCGCAAGCTGTGGATCGCATTCGCCGCCGACGTGAGCGGCGTGATCAGTGTCGACGAAGGCGCTCGCCGGGCGCTCGTGGAACGACCGAACAGCCTGCTGCCGGCCGGTGTCACGGGCGCCGACGGGGCATTCGATCCCGGCCAGGTGGTCGATGTGGTCGACCACGACGGCCAACGCTTCGCACGCGGTCGGGTGTCGATCTCGGCCGGTGACCTGCGCTCGGTGCTCGGCCGCAAGACCCGGGACCTCCCGGTGGGCATGCCGAACGCGGTCGTGCACCGCGACGACCTGGTCGTGCTCGAACCGGTCACCGCGGTCGGTGACCGGTTCTATCAGCGTTGA
- the obgE gene encoding GTPase ObgE — protein sequence MSQFVDEAQLNVRGGDGGAGCVSFRREGPVVMGGPNGGDGGKGGDVWLIADHNVSSLIAFRDYPHRRAESGVHGKGKDMHGARGESLEIRVPEGTVVSDMYTGDVIAELYRHGDRFLAAAGGRGGRGNAKFLSNKRREPTFAEQGEHGEERWLKLEIHLMADVALVGFPSAGKSTLISVISAAKPKIADYPFTTLVPNLGVVSLDDDTNFVVADIPGLIEGASEGRGLGHQFLRHIERARVLCLLIDLAPMDETPAAEQERVLLHELGAYQPDLLDRPRLIVGTKADAVQQETLDEIGWEHPVISAVTGQGVRELVGRMAALVHEARQDMPEPEGLVVIRPEIEGAVVERLEEEGEFRLVGRDVERVVALNDVTTPVALGYIDYQLKRMGVFKMLARAGAVEGDIVWIGNFSFEYQPDL from the coding sequence ATGTCCCAGTTCGTCGACGAGGCCCAACTCAATGTTCGCGGCGGCGACGGTGGCGCGGGCTGCGTCTCGTTCCGGCGGGAGGGCCCGGTCGTCATGGGTGGTCCCAACGGTGGCGACGGTGGCAAGGGTGGCGACGTCTGGCTGATCGCCGACCACAACGTGTCGTCGCTGATCGCCTTCCGCGACTATCCCCACCGCCGTGCGGAGAGCGGCGTGCACGGCAAGGGGAAGGACATGCACGGGGCCCGCGGCGAATCGCTCGAGATCCGGGTCCCCGAGGGCACCGTCGTGAGCGACATGTACACCGGCGACGTGATCGCTGAGCTGTACCGCCACGGCGACCGTTTCCTGGCGGCCGCTGGCGGCCGAGGCGGCCGCGGCAACGCCAAGTTCCTCTCCAACAAGCGCCGCGAACCCACGTTCGCCGAGCAGGGCGAGCACGGCGAGGAGCGCTGGCTCAAACTCGAGATCCATCTCATGGCCGACGTCGCACTCGTCGGGTTCCCGAGCGCCGGCAAGAGCACCCTGATCAGCGTGATCTCGGCGGCCAAACCCAAGATCGCCGACTACCCGTTCACCACGCTCGTGCCCAACCTCGGAGTCGTCAGCCTCGACGACGACACGAACTTCGTGGTCGCCGACATCCCCGGACTCATCGAGGGCGCCAGCGAAGGCAGGGGCCTGGGCCACCAGTTCCTCCGTCACATCGAACGGGCTCGGGTGCTGTGTCTGCTGATCGATCTCGCGCCGATGGACGAAACCCCTGCCGCCGAGCAGGAGCGCGTCCTGCTCCACGAATTGGGTGCCTACCAACCCGACCTCCTCGACCGTCCTCGACTGATCGTCGGGACCAAGGCCGATGCCGTCCAGCAGGAGACGCTCGACGAGATCGGATGGGAGCATCCGGTCATCTCCGCGGTCACCGGCCAAGGGGTCCGCGAGCTCGTGGGTCGGATGGCGGCCCTGGTGCACGAGGCGCGCCAGGACATGCCCGAACCCGAGGGTCTCGTGGTGATCCGTCCCGAGATCGAGGGTGCGGTCGTCGAACGGCTCGAGGAAGAAGGCGAGTTCCGCCTCGTCGGCCGCGACGTCGAACGGGTCGTCGCGCTCAACGATGTGACCACACCGGTTGCGCTCGGCTACATCGACTACCAGCTGAAGCGCATGGGCGTGTTCAAGATGCTCGCCCGCGCCGGCGCGGTCGAGGGCGACATCGTCTGGATCGGCAACTTCAGCTTCGAGTACCAGCCCGACCTGTGA
- a CDS encoding HD domain-containing protein yields MEHADDAMQERAERWASTMRGHMADGVALAHEDSWAGPGSTATLDRHAREERDQETLAPLATKASGSGDRPTEEEPDPFRTCFERDRDRILHDSSFRRLAGKTQVFVFPDDHQRTRLTHALEVAQVARSVSGAIGLNVALTEAIAIGHDCGHGPGGHASEDALSPYVEEGFDHAVWGADVTLAPLNLCSETIDGVRNHSWSRPAPATPEGEVVSWADRIAYVCHDFEDAVAAGIVTPDMLPALVRDRVGTDRSQQLGTFVRAMIRATAETGRIGMVEHVAEALAMFRRFNYELVYMRPASVAQADSVIALLRALVEYYADRPNLLPDAQGHGLDAGSADALRAAVAYVGGMTDRFACRQALALLGWERHRLPVGIDV; encoded by the coding sequence ATGGAGCACGCAGACGACGCGATGCAAGAACGCGCCGAACGGTGGGCGTCGACGATGCGCGGCCACATGGCCGACGGTGTCGCGCTCGCCCACGAAGACTCGTGGGCCGGGCCGGGCAGCACGGCGACGCTCGACCGGCACGCTCGTGAGGAGCGCGATCAGGAGACCTTGGCACCGCTGGCCACGAAGGCGTCGGGCAGCGGCGACCGACCGACCGAGGAGGAGCCCGACCCGTTCCGCACCTGTTTCGAGCGGGATCGGGACCGGATCCTCCACGACTCGTCGTTCCGCCGTCTCGCCGGCAAGACCCAGGTCTTCGTGTTCCCGGACGACCACCAACGCACACGGCTCACCCACGCCCTCGAGGTCGCTCAGGTCGCGCGGTCGGTGTCCGGCGCGATCGGTCTCAACGTGGCGCTCACCGAGGCCATCGCGATCGGACACGACTGCGGCCACGGCCCTGGCGGCCACGCGAGCGAGGACGCCCTGTCGCCCTACGTCGAGGAAGGCTTCGACCATGCGGTGTGGGGCGCCGATGTGACGCTGGCACCGCTCAACCTGTGCAGCGAGACGATCGACGGGGTGCGCAACCACTCGTGGAGCCGCCCGGCTCCGGCGACGCCCGAGGGTGAGGTGGTCTCGTGGGCCGACCGGATCGCCTACGTGTGCCACGACTTCGAAGATGCCGTCGCCGCCGGCATCGTCACTCCCGACATGCTCCCGGCGCTCGTGCGCGACCGCGTCGGCACCGACCGGTCACAGCAGCTGGGCACCTTCGTCCGAGCGATGATCCGGGCCACCGCCGAGACCGGCCGGATCGGCATGGTCGAACACGTCGCAGAGGCACTCGCGATGTTCCGCCGGTTCAACTACGAACTCGTGTACATGCGGCCCGCCAGCGTCGCCCAGGCCGACAGTGTGATCGCGCTCCTCCGCGCACTGGTCGAGTACTACGCCGATCGGCCGAACCTGCTCCCCGATGCCCAGGGTCACGGTCTCGATGCCGGGTCGGCGGACGCCTTGCGGGCTGCGGTCGCCTACGTCGGCGGGATGACCGACCGATTCGCCTGCCGTCAGGCCTTGGCGCTGCTGGGTTGGGAGCGCCACCGTCTCCCGGTCGGCATCGACGTCTGA
- the rpmA gene encoding 50S ribosomal protein L27, producing the protein MSKTKGGGSTRNGRDSNAQRLGVKAFGGEEITAGTILIRQRGTKFHAGKNVGKGGDDTLFALVDGSVEFGTRKGRKVIDVNPVG; encoded by the coding sequence ATGTCGAAGACCAAGGGTGGCGGTTCAACCCGCAACGGGCGCGATTCCAACGCGCAGCGCCTCGGCGTGAAGGCGTTCGGTGGCGAAGAGATCACCGCCGGAACGATCCTCATCCGTCAGCGTGGCACGAAGTTCCACGCCGGCAAGAACGTCGGCAAGGGCGGCGACGACACGCTGTTCGCGCTCGTCGACGGTTCGGTCGAGTTCGGGACCCGCAAGGGCCGGAAGGTGATCGACGTCAACCCGGTGGGCTGA
- the rplU gene encoding 50S ribosomal protein L21, with protein sequence MYAVIASGGKQEKVTEGQQVELELLKGDEGSEVSLTPVMLVDGDDVIAGGDALSGASVTGKIVGTTKGPKINGFTYKRRTNNRRRYGHRQNYTVVEITSIKKS encoded by the coding sequence ATGTACGCAGTGATCGCCTCTGGCGGCAAACAGGAAAAAGTGACCGAAGGTCAGCAGGTCGAACTCGAACTGCTCAAAGGTGACGAGGGCAGCGAGGTTTCGCTGACCCCCGTGATGCTGGTCGATGGCGACGACGTCATCGCCGGCGGCGATGCGCTCTCGGGCGCCTCGGTTACCGGGAAGATCGTCGGAACCACGAAGGGCCCGAAGATCAACGGGTTCACCTACAAGCGCCGCACCAACAACCGCCGCCGATACGGCCACCGTCAGAATTACACGGTGGTCGAGATCACCTCGATCAAGAAGAGCTGA